CGGATTGTATAATTATAAAAACGCCATTGCTGTATTGGTCCACTGGATCACCTACTTACAATACACATTTAGCTCAACTTTATTGATCCCATCTATGTGTACTGATCAGCACCCTGCCAGCTTATCCTGCTGGCAGGGTGCTGCAAATAGTACTTGTTATTGTTTTTCATCGATTAAATCCCCGCAGTGCTCCCTAATTAGCTTCGATGCTTTCGTCTGACTGATATTAAGGTCATTTGCGACTTTTCTGGAGGATTTATTTGTTTTATAAGATCTTCTAATTAAAAAACGTGTTGTCTCATTTAAAACGTTATCAAGTGAGACCGGGTGCGATGTAAGTTGCGCAATTTCTTCAACTTGATCGGCTACCGATTGGGGTAAATCAGATATCTCGATAACTTCATCGCTGACTACCACTAAGCGTTCAATTAAATTTTCAAGCTGCCGTATGTTACCAGGCCAAGAATAATGGATAAGTGCATTTAAACAGTTATCAGATATTACTTTGTTCTCGTTGTATTTTTTGTTGAATTTATACAAAAAGTGATACGTTAATGGGATGATATCTTCCTTTCTGGATCGTAATGGCGGTAATTCTATATCTATAACATTTAAACGGTAATAAAGATCTTCTCTAAATTGTTTTTTCTCTACTAATTCCTGCAGGTTTTGATTGGTTGCTGCAATTATACGGATATCAACTTTTTTTATTTCATTACTTCCAACCGGAATATACTCTTTATCTTGGATAACCTGTAATAGTTTTGCCTGAAGAGATAGAGACATTTCACCAATCTCGTCAAGAAAAATAGTTCCTCTATTCGCAGCCTCAAATAAACCTATCTTTCCTGATTTGTTCGCACCAGAAAAGGCCCCGCTTTCATAACCAAATAGTTCAGATTCTAACAGCTCTTCAGGGATAGCTGCACAATTGATCGTTAACATAGGCTCATTTTTTCGTTTGCTATTATCGTGGATGTGCTTTGCCACCAAACCTTTTCCAGTACCAGATTGACCTAGTATTAATACAGTCGAGTCTTTAGAAGCGATTTTATGACAAAACTTTAGTATTTTATTCATTTCTTTACTGTTGGTAATAATTTGAGTCTTTGCGAGCTTCTTTTGGGACAGGTCCTCGTTGCCAGCTAAATTTTTAGCATGAACCATTTTAAAAGATTGCCACTCCGTTGCAATAATAACTACTAGTTCAATTTCATT
This DNA window, taken from Alteribacillus bidgolensis, encodes the following:
- a CDS encoding sigma-54 interaction domain-containing protein codes for the protein MGAISSKELTLPNLLKILDYSSDEIFVLDSKKRIVYVNKVCEKHYGLEQKKVMGKFNSELYEKGYWEPSIVPEVYASKKPCYIKQQTYIGAELLTRATPILNEKNEIELVVIIATEWQSFKMVHAKNLAGNEDLSQKKLAKTQIITNSKEMNKILKFCHKIASKDSTVLILGQSGTGKGLVAKHIHDNSKRKNEPMLTINCAAIPEELLESELFGYESGAFSGANKSGKIGLFEAANRGTIFLDEIGEMSLSLQAKLLQVIQDKEYIPVGSNEIKKVDIRIIAATNQNLQELVEKKQFREDLYYRLNVIDIELPPLRSRKEDIIPLTYHFLYKFNKKYNENKVISDNCLNALIHYSWPGNIRQLENLIERLVVVSDEVIEISDLPQSVADQVEEIAQLTSHPVSLDNVLNETTRFLIRRSYKTNKSSRKVANDLNISQTKASKLIREHCGDLIDEKQ